One part of the Rutidosis leptorrhynchoides isolate AG116_Rl617_1_P2 chromosome 1, CSIRO_AGI_Rlap_v1, whole genome shotgun sequence genome encodes these proteins:
- the LOC139864787 gene encoding transcription factor-like protein DPB yields MGSNGNSENVVANTNPFSGVSRGAGSTRSWGTAGSGQSVSTSGSAGSPSTRSELAIVSSPASDNTLLRLNDDAGSQGAAGNKKKKRAQRVTGGDKGGRGLRQFSMKVCEKVESKGRTTYNEVADELVAEFADPGNGEVPDQKQYDEKNIRRRVYDALNVLMAMDIISKDKKEIQWRGLPRTSLNDIEELKREGVALKNRIEKKAAYLRELEDQHVGLQNLVKRNEQLYGSGNVPSGGVALPFILVQTRPHATVEVEISEDMQLVHFDFNSTPFELHDDNYVLKAMKLGDESNNGCSSEGGVGPSMSAVFQSQPTVPPPPSSTRPPPSPPLPGILKGRVKYEP; encoded by the exons ATGGGATCAAATGGTAATTCAGAGAATGTGGTTGCGAATACAAATCCGTTTTCAGGTGTTTCTAGAGGAGCCGGGTCGACCCGGTCATGGGGTACAGCGGGTTCGGGTCAATCCGTTTCGACAAGCGGTAGTGCCGGGTCGCCGTCCACCCGGAGTGAGTTGGCGATTGTGAGCTCACCGGCAAGTGATAATACATTATTGAGGTTGAATGATGATGCTGGATCTCAAGGGGCTGCCGG TAACAAGAAGAAAAAACGAGCTCAACGTGTAACTGGAGGAGATAAAGGTGGCAGAGGACTCCGTCAGTTTAGCATGAAAG TTTGTGAGAAAGTCGAAAGCAAGGGAAGAACCACTTATAATGAG GTTGCGGATGAACTTGTAGCTGAATTTGCAGATCCCGGCAACGGTGAAGTTCCTGACCAG AAACAATACGATGAGAAGAATATTCGGCGACGAGTATACGATGCATTGAATGTTCTAATGGCTATGGATATTATTTCTAAAGATAAAAAAGAAATACAGTGGCGAGGTCTCCCACGTACTAGTTTGAACGATATCGAAGAACTCAAG AGAGAGGGAGTTGCTCTCAAGAACAGAATTGAGAAGAAAGCAGCTTATTTACGAGAACTAGAAGATCAG CACGTAGGTCTTCAAAACCTGGTTAAACGGAATGAGCAGTTATATGGCTCGGGAAATGTTCCAAGCGGGGGAGTGGCTTTACCTTTTATACTGGTCCAG ACCCGTCCTCATGCCACTGTTGAGGTGGAGATCTCAGAAGATATGCAACTTGTTCATTTCGACTTCAACAG CACACCATTTGAGCTACATGATGACAATTATGTCCTAAAGGCCATGAAGTTGGGAGATGAATCGAACAACGGTTGTAGTAGTGAAGGAGGTGTGGGGCCCAGCATGTCCGCCGTGTTTCAGTCTCAACCGACTGTGCCACCGCCACCAAGTTCCACCAGACCTCCACCGTCACCTCCACTTCCTGGGATACTTAAGGGACGTGTTAAATATGAGCCTTAG
- the LOC139889027 gene encoding uncharacterized protein → MSLSLFEKLGLGKLRPTLMTIQLADRSVKLPKGITEDIMVQVNKFIFPVDFVVMEIDKDTDIPLIIGRPFLNTARAIIDVNDGSLKLRVGLDEVTFSIDKIMKHPNE, encoded by the coding sequence ATGTCTCTATCTTTATTTGAGAAACTAGGGTTAGGAAAACTAAGACCTACCCTAATGACCATTCAACTAGCTGACAGATCTGTCAAACTTCCAAAAGGAATAACTGAAGATATAATGGTCCAAGTTAACAAGTTCATATTTCCAGTTGACTTTGTTGTCATGGAAATTGACAAAGACACAGATATACCTCTTATCATAGGAAGACCTTTCCTAAATACTGCAAGAGCTATCATAGATGTAAATGATGGATCTCTGAAGCTAAGGGTTGGTTTAGATGAAGTCACATTCAGTATCGATAAAATCATGAAACATCCAAATGaatga